In Acidobacteriota bacterium, the genomic stretch TGGCGCCCGTCCGCCGACTTGAGCACTGTCACGTGCCCGTGGTGGCGCCCGTCCGCCAGCTCGAGCAGCGTCAGATGACCGCCGCCACCACCACCGGCACCACCGCCGGCGGCGATATTCACCGCATGGGCGAGAGCCGCACCGGCCTTGAACTTGGCAACCGCCTTGGCCTTCAACACCGTCACATGGCCACCGCCACCGCCGGCGGCCCTCTTCACCGTATCAGCGAGAGCCTTTCCGGCCTTGAACTTGGCGACCGCCTTGGCCCTGATCCGGAGTGACGCGCCGGTCTGGGGGTTGCGGCCGACGCGGGCGTTCGATCCACTGGCCATCGCGTCGACCAGCTCCGCCTTGTTCATCCTCAGCGAGCTTCCGCCCCCGCCCCCGATCGAGAACTTCATTCCCCTGCGGATGTCGCTCTTCTCGATGCCCCGCAGGAGGGCGAGGGAGTTGACGGAACGGCCCTGGTTGGGATCGTAGAGCGATCCACCAGAGATGTAGGCGCCGCCCCAATCTCCGTCGTGGCTCGAGGCGCGGCTGCCCAGCTCCGGCAGGTAGTCGAGCCCCCGCAACAGCTCGCTCACTCCAAAATCGCTCTCATCGAGCAGCAGACCGACAGCATCGACCTTGGCCGCGTTCGCGGCATCACGGAAGACGGGTACGCCCCCGGCATCGTAGGTCATCCGCTCGAGCACCGTGCCGGCGGCGGTGACCAGCGCCCGCGTGCTGTCCCCCGCATCGAGGAGCAGGTGCTCGGCCGGAGGCATACCGCCACCGAACTCCCGGAGCTGCCACAAAGCAGTGCCCCGCAGCGTGACGGCGACCTGGCGCCGGAGCTGTTCCTTCTCGTCCTGGACCTCGATCACGCTGCTTCCCGAGTAGTAGCGAAGGTACTGGTCGTTGGCCACTCCGGGATTGACGATCGTCCTCAGCATCAGGCGATTGAGGGCATCGTAGCGATAGCGCGCCACGTTCATACCATCGGAGAGCCTGGCTACACGCACCGGACGTCCCAGGGCATCGTAGAAGAGCTGCATATCACCCGTCTTGGTCTGGCTGCCCGACGCGTCATGGGCCAGATTCCTGCCGTCCGCACCCGGCGTGGAGAGATCGTCCAGGAAATCGTCCGGCATCCCGTCGTCGCTGGAGGTTCCGCAGCACTGGTTCTCGTCATAGAGGTTGAGGTTGTTGGGCGTCGCCCCGAAACTCACGCCGTTGCGCGCCATCTCGGGGAAGCTACCCGCCGCATCGAGGGTGAACTCCTGCTCGTCGTCGGGGACCCCCACCGGCATCCCCGCCACATCGAAGAGAGCCTCGGTGGAAGAGGTCATGCGCCCCGCCGAATCGTAGCCGTAGTCCACGCCCCGGCGATCGCTCCCGCTCGCATCGTGGTTCCACCTCTCCGAGATGACGCGACCCGCGCCGTCGTAGTCGTAGTCGAAGCCGGCAAGCACAGTCCCGCCGGAGGACTGGGTCAGGGAGACGACGCGCCGCACGCCGTCGTAGGTCACGTCGGTGGTGAGCGAGCTTCCCGCACTGCGGGAGACGACCCGTTCCATCCCCACATAGGTGAAGTCCACCTGTCCACCGGAGGAGCCGGCATCGGTGACCGAGACGAGGCGTCCCGCCGCGTCGTGACCGTAGCTGACCCGGCGGCCCGAAGGGTAGGTCAGGGCGGTGACCAGGTCGTCGGCCTGGTAGGCGTAGTCGATGGCTCCGAAGGTCCCCAGCCCCGAAAGCCGCTGCTGCTCCTCGACGATCCGGCCGAGCAGATCATAGTGCAGCAGCAGCTCGGCGTCGTCGTCGGGGTTGGTCTCCTCGTTGTTGTCCACTGCGCGAGTCAGGCGATCGAGGCCGTCGTACTCGAAGGTCTGCAGGGTCGTGCCCTCCACCCCCGCACCGCGGGTGATGCTGAGCAGGGTCGGCCGGTGGGCGTTGTCGTAGGTGTAGGCCAGGACCGAGCCGATGGGGTCGGTACGCTGCAGCAGGTTGCCCGCCCGGTCGAAGAGGAATTCTTCGGTGGTCGCGTCGGAGTAGGTCGTCCGGATGCGGCGATCGAGAGCGTCGTACTCGAAGCTGGTGACGTTGCCCCGGGGGTCGGTGGAGCTGACCAGGCGGGAGTTTCCGTCGTAGGCGAACCAGCGATTGATCTCCCCCCCGGGGTTGTGAGGGTTGCTCGTATCCGGCGCGGGAGAGGTCGTACCGTCACCCATGCCGGAGGCGGTGAGAACCTGGGTCCACGAAGTCCGCCGACCGAGGCCGTCGTAGGCGTACCGGGTCACGTTGCCGTGACCGTTGATCGGCACCGATTCTCCAGCGTGAGCCGGCGAGCGGCGCTGGATCGTCTCCATCCCCGCCGGCCCGAGAGGATCGGTCTCGAGGGTCAGATCGTCGAGGGAGTCGTACTCCCGGCGCCAGGCGCGACCGAGGTTGTCGGCGCTCATCGTCTTGCGGGAGAGAGCGTCGTAGAAATAGGTCGTCAGGAACACCTGCGGCGTACCGGTCGATGAATTCAGCTCCGTCTCTTCCAGCTCGATCAGGTTGTCCGCCTCGTCGTAGGTCATCGACCGGGAGCTTCCATCCGGCGAAACCCGCCGGGTGAGACGGTCGAGGCCGTCGTACTCGAAGGTCCACTTGTCGCCGGGCCCCAGATCGGAGGTGACGAAGGTCAGCCGAGAGGCGGCATCGTACTCGAGGATCGCGTTGACCATGCCGTCCCCGGGAACGAGGGCCCCCTCGGCCGTCTCGACCGGCCGCCCGGTAACGGCGCCGGCCGGCATGCCGAGCAGGCGGTCGACGCCGATCCGCCGGCCCAGCTCGTCGTAGAGCATCTGGGTATCGGAGAGAGTGACATTGGCCGAGCCGGAGCGGTCGGTCGGACTGGCGCCGCCCACGGCGCCCTGGACCAACTGGCGGACCATGTTGGACGCCGGATCGTAGAAGAACTCCGCCGCGCCGCCGACCTCGTCGATCCACCGTACCGCACGGTCGATGCCGTCGTATTCGAACTCCACCACCTCACCGAGAGGATCCGTCGTGCGCACGAGGCTGCCGTTGCCGTCGTAGTCGAAGGTCGTCGTCGCGGCGTCGGCGCTGCCCGCCCCCTCGATGGAGCGATAGAGCAGGTCGCGCTCGTCCCACTCCCACTGGACCTCGTTCCCCTCTGGGAAGATCAACCGGCTGCGGTTGCCGTTGCCGTCGTAGCGAAGCTGAAACGAGAGAGTCGCACCGGGAACGGAAGAGCGCACCATCTCCACGGGGCGGTCGAGGATGTCGTAGGTCCAGCTCGTGTCGATCCAGCCACCGAACCCGCGCGTGTCCCCCCGGTCCTCCATCTGCCGGCGGACGAGGTTGTCGGCGGCGTCGTATTCGAAGCGGACCTTGTAGGACGGGGCGGTCAGCCCGCTCTCGCCGAAACCGGTCGCAGGATCGCCGTCGGGGCCGGACTTGTCGGCGGTCGCCGCACCTCGGCGCACCTCGACCAGCTGGTCGAGTGAGTTGTAGATCTGCCTGGTGAGCACGCCGCGACCATCGATGACGTCGGTCAGGTGGCCGAGCGTGTCGTACCGGCGGCTCTCCAGCTGTGTGCCGTCGCGGCTTTCGGTGTGCAGGAAGCCACCGTCGAGGGCGTCGAGAACCCGGCCGTCGGGGGGAGGAGGCGTCGGGTTGCCATCGCCATCCGGATCGCTCTCGGGGTAGTAGACCAGGCTGATCTCCACCCCCACCGGGTCGATCTCCGCGACGAGCTGGCCGAGGTCGTTGTGCCGCCACAGCGTGACGACCTCCTGCTGGGCGTCGCCCTCGAGTCCCGCCTGGTTGCTCTTCGGATCGAGCTGCACCACCGGTTCGTCGAGGCGGACGGCGTGGCCGGCGATCTGGTCCGTGCGGCCGTCGCCGTTGAGATCCCCGAGAGCGGTCTCGGTGGCGCCGAGAGAGATGCCCCACTCCGAGAGGTAGGCGTCGAGTCCGGTGACCGCGGGATCACCCTCCTGGTAGTCGTAGCGCCAGGTGGTCGTGTAGCGCGCCGCCGACCACGAGCCTCCGTTCTGGGGCCTGTAAGTCGGGTCGTTGCCCCTCGCATCGACGTGGGTCGCCACCTGGTTGTAGACCGGCTCGTAGGTGAAGGTCTCGACCAGGTCGGACTGATCCCCGCCGTGGCCGTCGCCACGCACGGGATCCGCCACGAGACGCACCTCGAGCAGGTTACCCTGGCGGTAGCGGTCGCTCCCCGCCGAGTCGTAGGTCCGCAGGATGCTGCCGCCCACCGGAAGATCGGTCTGGAGCAGGAGACCCTCTTCGTTGTACCGCATCTCGGTCGTAAAGGTCGGCGGATCACCCGGCCGAACCCCCCGGGTATGCAGGACGTGGGTCAGCTCGTGGCCCCGCGCGTTGTGGACATGCTCCTCCTGGTTGCCGTTGGGATCGGTGATCCGCGCACGCCGGCGCTCGAGATCCGTGAGATCGGGATCGGCCCCGGGGTTCAACGGCTCGTAGCTGAAGCTCACCGCGCCCCCTGCGGGCACCCCGGAGGCCCCCGTCCCCCCCACGTCCTGGAGGACCACACGGTCGAAGGTCAGGCTGCCGGCGGGTACGTCGTCGGGGTCGGAGGAGTAGGTGTTGCTCAACCAGACCTGCCCGAGAGGGTCGGTGATCGTTCGCAGGTTGTGGTTGAGCCTCGCATCGGCAAAACCCGTGGTGTAGCTGTAGGTCGTCGTCTTTCCTGCGAGGAAGTCGTTGCCGTTGGGAGTTCCGGTGACGACGGGAGAGCGTACGGAGGTCAGGTTGCCCTCGCCGTCGTAGCCGTACTCGACACGGCGGCCACCGAAATCGGTGACCGCGACGATACGTCCGTTGGTGTCGTACTCGTAACGAATCTCCCGTCCGAGCGAATCGACGACGGTCGTCAACAGGCCCTGGTGGTCGTAGAGGTAGCTGATCCGTCCTCCGGAGGAGTTCTCCCTGGTCTCGATATCACCCTGGGTGCTGGTCCCATCGATAGGGTGAAAACGAAGGACGGTGCCATCGGGCTCCCGCAGGGCGTAGCTGCCGTCCGCCTTGGCGTGCAGCACGCCGAACTCCCCGGGAGGTGAGATGAAACCGGTCGGACCGGAGGTGAAGGTCTCGCAGCGGCCGCCGCCGTCGCAGAGCAGCACGTCGCCGCCTCCGCCATCCCGCAGGTGGACGCTGTCGGCGAAGAACCAGCCGTGGCCGAGGGGCCCGTCCCACTCCACCTGGCTGCGATAGGTCCGGAACATTCCCCAGTCTAGCCCTCGTCCCGGGACGAAGAGATCGACATCCGTGACGATCAGCTCACCCGTGGAGGCGACCACACCGGCGACGACGGCCTTCCTCTGCGGATCCCAGCCCCTGACCACAACGTCGGCGTTCTGACGGGCCAGAGCCCCGTCCTCGACGCCATCGGCCGCAACGCCGTTGGAGGTCGGAGGGAAGATCTTTCGCGCGGGAATGCAGGCGGTATCCGGCAGACGGTCGCCGGCCTCCCCGGCACCCAGGCCCCCTTCTCCGTCCGCATCGAAACCAGAGACCAGGTAGGTGAAGGCTGCCCCGGGAGAGGGAACATCCGGCACCGGGGTCGAGGTCCCCTGCACCGAGCCGGTACGGCACGCGCCGTAGCTGCCGGGAAGTCCCGCGGCGTCGCCCCGGTAGACGTGGTAGCCGGCGGCCCCCGCCTCCGCATCCCAGGCGAGAGTCTGAGCATCGTCGAGGCGGACCCCCCTCACCTCCCCCACCTGGGCCGCAGCGGTCCCCATCGCCGCAGTCAGGATGCAGAGGACCACGAGCCGCGCCTGGGCTCGCAGAACCGGAAGGGAGTATCCACTGGAGTTCGCCGGGATCGCCATACGAGAGTCTCCTTCGGGTAACGCCACCATCGTGTGAGGCGAGAGAGAGTCACCTCCTGTGACACGGCACCGCGCCTCCGCGAGACGCTGTTCCGTAACTAGCGGGAACAGACACGCGGCCGCCGGGTTTTCACGACCGCGCCCGCTTTTTCCCCGGCCGGGTCGCCCGACCGGGAGCGCTCGCCCACCTGTCAGCCCCCGGATACTCCGCCCGGCAGGCCCTCTCCTCGGGGCGTCTGTGATGCACCCCCCTGACGCTAAGTAAGCAGCCAATCAGGTAAGCCATACGTCGCCCCGGCTTCCGTGTCAAGCCGTAAAATATTGAATAATCAGTAGCTTTCGAGGCCTCGAAGAACCGGCCTGCTCTGCCAACCCCCCCGGGGCGGCCGCGAGTGCGGCGGCTCTTCCGAAATCAAGCGCGCCCAGGGCATCGGACGCTGCCGGATGGAGACGAGAGTGAGGGCATGTCCGCAGGGGAGAGGCCGATTCGCCGTATCGATCGCCCCCCCGCCAGTTCGTGTCGAGCCTTCAGAACTCGTAGAGCACGGCGGCCGTGACCGCGGTCACGGAGTCGCCGTCGTCATCGACCTTGGTCTTGCCCACTTCGGCGCGCAGCACGATGTCGTTCCGGTTGCCCGGGTCGTACTCGGCGCCGACACCGTAGACCGCGTCGGTCCCGCTGTTCCTGTCGACGGAGGTTCCGGAAGGCTCGGTGAAGGTCTCGGTCGTCTCCCAGCCGAGAATCCCGAGTCGGGCGAAGAGCGTCCAGCGCTCGCTGACGGGCAGGAACCCGAGCGCCGATACCATCCAGCCGTCGCTCTCGAAGCGGGTTCCCACCGCGCCCTCCGCCCATGAGTCGCCACTCTCGGAAACAGCGGTGAAACCGGTCTCACCGAGATCGGTGTAGCTGCCTTCGAGGGCGAAGTTCGGGTTGAACCGGTAACCGAACATCACCTGCCACCCCGTGTCCGAGGTGTCGGAGTTGATGTTGCTCAACGAACCGTCGTCGTTGGCATCGACAAAGTCGTCGTTGGAGACGCTGCCCACACCAACTCCGACGTGGCAGATCGGCCCATCCTGGGCCAGCGCCGCCGCCGGCACGATCAACCCCAGCGTTGCAAAACCACGCGTCCACTTTCCCGCCTCGAGCTGGCGTAGAGGTGGGT encodes the following:
- a CDS encoding DUF6531 domain-containing protein, with protein sequence MAIPANSSGYSLPVLRAQARLVVLCILTAAMGTAAAQVGEVRGVRLDDAQTLAWDAEAGAAGYHVYRGDAAGLPGSYGACRTGSVQGTSTPVPDVPSPGAAFTYLVSGFDADGEGGLGAGEAGDRLPDTACIPARKIFPPTSNGVAADGVEDGALARQNADVVVRGWDPQRKAVVAGVVASTGELIVTDVDLFVPGRGLDWGMFRTYRSQVEWDGPLGHGWFFADSVHLRDGGGGDVLLCDGGGRCETFTSGPTGFISPPGEFGVLHAKADGSYALREPDGTVLRFHPIDGTSTQGDIETRENSSGGRISYLYDHQGLLTTVVDSLGREIRYEYDTNGRIVAVTDFGGRRVEYGYDGEGNLTSVRSPVVTGTPNGNDFLAGKTTTYSYTTGFADARLNHNLRTITDPLGQVWLSNTYSSDPDDVPAGSLTFDRVVLQDVGGTGASGVPAGGAVSFSYEPLNPGADPDLTDLERRRARITDPNGNQEEHVHNARGHELTHVLHTRGVRPGDPPTFTTEMRYNEEGLLLQTDLPVGGSILRTYDSAGSDRYRQGNLLEVRLVADPVRGDGHGGDQSDLVETFTYEPVYNQVATHVDARGNDPTYRPQNGGSWSAARYTTTWRYDYQEGDPAVTGLDAYLSEWGISLGATETALGDLNGDGRTDQIAGHAVRLDEPVVQLDPKSNQAGLEGDAQQEVVTLWRHNDLGQLVAEIDPVGVEISLVYYPESDPDGDGNPTPPPPDGRVLDALDGGFLHTESRDGTQLESRRYDTLGHLTDVIDGRGVLTRQIYNSLDQLVEVRRGAATADKSGPDGDPATGFGESGLTAPSYKVRFEYDAADNLVRRQMEDRGDTRGFGGWIDTSWTYDILDRPVEMVRSSVPGATLSFQLRYDGNGNRSRLIFPEGNEVQWEWDERDLLYRSIEGAGSADAATTTFDYDGNGSLVRTTDPLGEVVEFEYDGIDRAVRWIDEVGGAAEFFYDPASNMVRQLVQGAVGGASPTDRSGSANVTLSDTQMLYDELGRRIGVDRLLGMPAGAVTGRPVETAEGALVPGDGMVNAILEYDAASRLTFVTSDLGPGDKWTFEYDGLDRLTRRVSPDGSSRSMTYDEADNLIELEETELNSSTGTPQVFLTTYFYDALSRKTMSADNLGRAWRREYDSLDDLTLETDPLGPAGMETIQRRSPAHAGESVPINGHGNVTRYAYDGLGRRTSWTQVLTASGMGDGTTSPAPDTSNPHNPGGEINRWFAYDGNSRLVSSTDPRGNVTSFEYDALDRRIRTTYSDATTEEFLFDRAGNLLQRTDPIGSVLAYTYDNAHRPTLLSITRGAGVEGTTLQTFEYDGLDRLTRAVDNNEETNPDDDAELLLHYDLLGRIVEEQQRLSGLGTFGAIDYAYQADDLVTALTYPSGRRVSYGHDAAGRLVSVTDAGSSGGQVDFTYVGMERVVSRSAGSSLTTDVTYDGVRRVVSLTQSSGGTVLAGFDYDYDGAGRVISERWNHDASGSDRRGVDYGYDSAGRMTSSTEALFDVAGMPVGVPDDEQEFTLDAAGSFPEMARNGVSFGATPNNLNLYDENQCCGTSSDDGMPDDFLDDLSTPGADGRNLAHDASGSQTKTGDMQLFYDALGRPVRVARLSDGMNVARYRYDALNRLMLRTIVNPGVANDQYLRYYSGSSVIEVQDEKEQLRRQVAVTLRGTALWQLREFGGGMPPAEHLLLDAGDSTRALVTAAGTVLERMTYDAGGVPVFRDAANAAKVDAVGLLLDESDFGVSELLRGLDYLPELGSRASSHDGDWGGAYISGGSLYDPNQGRSVNSLALLRGIEKSDIRRGMKFSIGGGGGSSLRMNKAELVDAMASGSNARVGRNPQTGASLRIRAKAVAKFKAGKALADTVKRAAGGGGGHVTVLKAKAVAKFKAGAALAHAVNIAAGGGAGGGGGGHLTLLELADGRHHGHVTVLKSADGR
- a CDS encoding outer membrane beta-barrel protein, which produces MEIRYLGENPPLRQLEAGKWTRGFATLGLIVPAAALAQDGPICHVGVGVGSVSNDDFVDANDDGSLSNINSDTSDTGWQVMFGYRFNPNFALEGSYTDLGETGFTAVSESGDSWAEGAVGTRFESDGWMVSALGFLPVSERWTLFARLGILGWETTETFTEPSGTSVDRNSGTDAVYGVGAEYDPGNRNDIVLRAEVGKTKVDDDGDSVTAVTAAVLYEF